DNA from Sphingomonas sp. R1:
GGCACACGAGGTCTCCTGGCACCGCCTCCCTCGGCAGTGCCAGGGCCGCCGGAAGGGCCCCCATCCCTTCCGGCGGCACCCCCAAAGAACATACGAAGGAGCGCATATCATGGGTATCTTCTCGCGAACCCGCGACATCATCGCCGCCAACGTCACCGACCTGCTCGACAAGGCGGAAGATCCCGCCAAGATGATCCGCATGATCATCCTCGAGATGGAGGAAACGCTGGTCGAGGTTCGCGCCAGCGCCGCCCGGACGATCGCCGATCAGAAGGAAATGCGCCGCCACATCGCGAAGCTCGAAAAGCTCCAGGAAAGCTGGACCGAAAAGGCCGAGCTGGCCCTTTCGAAGGACCGCGAGGACCTCGCCAAGGCCGCCCTGGTCGAACGCCAGAAGGCCGCCGACATGTGCGACCAGCTGCAGGCCGAGATTGCCGTGCTCGACGATGCGCTCCGCGCCTCGGAAGAGGACATCAACAAGCTGCAGAACAAGCTGCGCGAGGCCCGCACCCGGCAGAATTCGATTGTTGCCCGCCTGGAAAGCGCCAACAACCGCGCCCGCTTGCGGGAAATGACCAACGGGTCGAAGATGCAGGACGCCTTCTCGCGCTTCGACATCCTGGAACGCCGCGTCGATCTGGCCGAAGGCCGTGCCGATGCGATGGGCCTGGGCGGCAACCCGAAGACGCTCGAAGAGGAAATCGCCGAACTCCGCTCGTCGGAAAAGGTCGATGCCGAACTCGAGGC
Protein-coding regions in this window:
- the pspA gene encoding phage shock protein PspA; protein product: MGIFSRTRDIIAANVTDLLDKAEDPAKMIRMIILEMEETLVEVRASAARTIADQKEMRRHIAKLEKLQESWTEKAELALSKDREDLAKAALVERQKAADMCDQLQAEIAVLDDALRASEEDINKLQNKLREARTRQNSIVARLESANNRARLREMTNGSKMQDAFSRFDILERRVDLAEGRADAMGLGGNPKTLEEEIAELRSSEKVDAELEALKARLNKGA